From a region of the Halanaerobium hydrogeniformans genome:
- a CDS encoding NUDIX domain-containing protein — MEIKKEKRVSGKTIYSGNILNLKRDEVEFCNNIQSVRELVEHSGGVSVLAENDEGKVLLIKQYRYPVDEVIYEIPAGKLEIDEEIVECASRELREETGYQAEEFSELYRFYPTPGYSTEVIYIYKAKGLSYVGTELEEGEYIEVVPKSRKELQELLKNGELKDSKTLIAVLHYLGEY, encoded by the coding sequence ATGGAAATCAAGAAAGAGAAAAGGGTAAGTGGAAAAACTATTTATTCAGGCAATATTTTAAATTTAAAAAGAGATGAAGTTGAGTTTTGCAATAATATTCAATCAGTCAGAGAACTGGTCGAACACAGTGGAGGGGTTTCTGTACTGGCTGAAAATGATGAAGGTAAAGTGCTTTTAATCAAACAGTATAGATATCCGGTTGATGAAGTAATTTATGAAATTCCTGCCGGTAAATTAGAAATAGATGAAGAAATTGTTGAGTGTGCTTCCCGGGAGTTGAGGGAAGAAACAGGTTATCAGGCAGAAGAATTCAGTGAACTCTATAGATTTTACCCAACTCCAGGTTACAGCACAGAAGTTATTTATATCTATAAAGCCAAAGGACTCTCCTATGTGGGTACAGAACTGGAAGAGGGAGAATACATTGAAGTTGTTCCAAAAAGCAGAAAAGAGTTGCAAGAACTGCTAAAAAACGGTGAGCTTAAGGACAGCAAAACTTTAATCGCCGTTTTACATTACCTTGGTGAATATTAA
- the spo0A gene encoding sporulation transcription factor Spo0A, whose amino-acid sequence MEKIGVFIVDDNKEFCQLLAEFLEMNEDFNVGGIAHNGEEALELLEENEIPDVLIIDLIMPHLDGMGVLEELNGDDRVSEMKIIALTAFGHDQMMKKVIQLGVDYYIMKPFDLDKLAMRIRQLMEPEIESQKSVKYQGKKEKATKQDVTALITAILHEMAIPAHIKGYHYIRHAVELVIEDMDILGAVTKKLYPMVAEEFDSTSSRVERSIRHAIEVVWDRGNQKALEKYFANNMQEENNKPTNSQFIARIADKIKVENKV is encoded by the coding sequence ATGGAAAAAATAGGTGTGTTTATTGTTGATGACAACAAGGAATTCTGTCAGCTGCTTGCAGAATTTCTAGAGATGAATGAAGATTTCAATGTTGGTGGAATTGCCCATAATGGAGAAGAAGCACTAGAGCTGCTTGAAGAAAATGAAATTCCAGATGTTTTAATTATAGATTTAATAATGCCCCATCTAGATGGAATGGGTGTTTTAGAAGAATTAAATGGTGATGATCGGGTTAGTGAGATGAAAATAATTGCTTTAACAGCTTTTGGTCATGACCAGATGATGAAAAAGGTTATTCAATTGGGAGTAGATTATTATATAATGAAACCTTTTGATTTAGATAAGCTGGCGATGCGAATCAGACAGCTGATGGAGCCAGAAATTGAAAGTCAAAAGAGTGTTAAATATCAGGGCAAAAAAGAGAAGGCTACAAAACAGGATGTTACAGCTTTAATAACTGCTATTTTACATGAGATGGCCATTCCTGCCCATATCAAAGGCTATCACTATATCAGACATGCAGTTGAACTTGTAATAGAAGATATGGACATTCTAGGAGCAGTAACTAAAAAGCTTTATCCGATGGTCGCTGAAGAATTTGATTCTACCTCAAGTAGGGTTGAACGTTCGATCAGACATGCTATAGAGGTGGTCTGGGATCGAGGGAATCAGAAAGCTTTAGAAAAATATTTTGCTAACAATATGCAGGAAGAAAATAATAAACCGACCAATTCGCAGTTCATCGCCAGAATTGCCGATAAAATAAAGGTAGAAAATAAAGTTTAA
- the recN gene encoding DNA repair protein RecN: protein MLSDLQVKNFALIDQVNINFKKGLNILSGETGAGKSIIIGALDLLLGARANTDVIRTAKDAAYISAFFQPSELEIINNILDEAGVEKEQNGILIAREIKENGRNRTLINGQLATLRMVKKISRYLIDIHGQHEHQLLLDQSSHLMILDAFIGSEIKELKNDIKDNYAKYQVLKRELAEIDIDDSERVRELDILNFQIDEIEKANLQIGEYQSLKEKYQSLSHGEEIYQNTSEVLNALSGDDYSEQGLLDRMAILKSKLESLKEYNKKLAELNQNFADIYYNLEEFIFELGDYCSSFNYDEEELALTADRLDLLNSLFRKYGDGVEEILEYLAELQEKRKKLENIEEKIAQIKQEKNELKNILLKKAEKLSELRKKQAGEFEAKLKAELQDLAMEDVKFELSFQKKDLGESGIDRVEFLISPNKGEELRPLTKIASGGEISRIMLALKTITAGLDQVDTLIFDEVDSGVGGETAARMAEKLAYISKDRQIICITHLPQIATAGSHHYLIKKEKGKNRTYTHIYALDEQQRIEEIARMIGGTKMTDKTIAHAKEMLDMAAEELYS from the coding sequence ATGCTCAGTGACCTACAGGTAAAAAACTTTGCTTTAATTGATCAGGTAAATATTAATTTTAAAAAGGGCCTTAATATTTTAAGTGGAGAAACAGGTGCAGGTAAATCTATAATTATAGGGGCTCTGGATCTTTTGCTTGGTGCTAGAGCCAATACAGATGTTATTAGAACCGCTAAAGATGCAGCCTATATTTCTGCTTTTTTTCAACCCTCTGAACTGGAGATAATCAACAATATTTTGGATGAGGCAGGGGTAGAAAAAGAGCAAAACGGTATTTTAATCGCCAGGGAAATTAAAGAAAATGGCCGCAATAGAACATTGATCAACGGTCAGCTGGCAACTTTAAGGATGGTCAAAAAGATAAGCCGTTATTTAATCGATATTCACGGTCAACATGAACACCAACTGCTTTTAGACCAGAGTTCTCATTTAATGATTTTAGATGCTTTTATAGGTTCAGAAATCAAAGAATTGAAAAATGATATTAAAGACAATTATGCAAAATATCAGGTGTTAAAAAGAGAATTAGCTGAAATTGATATTGATGACTCAGAACGGGTTAGAGAACTTGATATTTTAAATTTTCAGATCGATGAGATAGAAAAGGCGAATCTGCAGATCGGAGAATATCAAAGCTTAAAGGAAAAATATCAGTCACTTTCTCATGGTGAAGAAATCTATCAGAACACTTCAGAAGTCTTAAATGCTTTAAGTGGTGATGACTACAGTGAACAGGGACTGCTCGATAGAATGGCAATCTTGAAAAGCAAGCTGGAATCTCTTAAAGAATATAATAAGAAGCTGGCTGAATTAAATCAAAATTTTGCCGATATCTATTACAATTTAGAAGAATTTATCTTTGAACTGGGAGATTACTGCAGCAGCTTTAATTATGATGAAGAAGAGCTGGCTTTAACTGCTGATCGGCTCGATTTATTAAATTCATTATTTAGAAAATATGGTGACGGTGTTGAAGAAATCCTGGAATATTTGGCAGAACTACAAGAAAAAAGGAAAAAATTAGAAAATATTGAAGAAAAAATTGCTCAAATCAAGCAAGAAAAAAATGAGCTTAAAAATATATTACTTAAAAAGGCAGAAAAGTTGTCTGAATTGAGAAAAAAACAGGCTGGAGAATTTGAAGCCAAACTAAAAGCTGAACTGCAGGATCTGGCAATGGAAGATGTAAAGTTTGAACTTTCTTTTCAGAAAAAAGACTTAGGAGAAAGTGGAATTGACAGGGTGGAATTTTTGATATCTCCGAATAAAGGAGAAGAACTTCGTCCTCTGACTAAAATTGCTTCAGGAGGAGAGATCTCTAGAATTATGCTGGCTTTAAAAACTATTACAGCCGGTCTTGATCAGGTTGATACCCTGATTTTTGATGAGGTTGACAGTGGAGTTGGTGGAGAAACCGCTGCTAGGATGGCAGAAAAACTGGCCTATATCTCAAAAGACAGACAGATTATTTGTATAACTCATTTACCCCAGATTGCAACTGCAGGCAGTCATCATTATTTGATTAAAAAAGAAAAGGGTAAAAACAGAACCTACACCCATATCTATGCATTAGATGAACAGCAGCGAATAGAAGAGATAGCCAGAATGATCGGTGGTACTAAAATGACCGATAAGACTATTGCCCATGCTAAAGAGATGTTGGATATGGCTGCCGAAGAGTTATACAGCTGA
- a CDS encoding NAD(+)/NADH kinase: MEKAALILNQDKKEAFAIAKRAIKWFEKRDKDYLVEESVSLQLDREAKKADYEKIINEADYVIIIGGDGTFLHSSHHFIGSDLPLLGINVGHLGFLTDVETDEVEKALEMISNGNFQIEKRMMIKSKLIRSGKILSSSYALNDYVINRSPDSHMLQIKLYINNELVNKYRGDGLIIATPTGSTAYSLSAGGPIINPRQVRAILITPICPHNLHLRPMVISDLEEIRIRIDSDGKNIKGCADGRYNDEIIPGDEIFISAADKELCILKLPDRTFYTTIKEKMDLA; encoded by the coding sequence ATGGAAAAGGCGGCCTTGATCTTAAATCAGGATAAAAAAGAGGCATTTGCTATTGCAAAAAGAGCTATCAAATGGTTTGAAAAAAGGGATAAAGATTATCTAGTAGAAGAAAGTGTATCCCTACAGTTAGATAGAGAAGCTAAAAAGGCTGATTACGAAAAAATAATAAATGAGGCTGATTATGTCATTATAATCGGAGGGGATGGAACTTTTTTACACAGTTCTCACCATTTTATTGGTAGTGACTTACCTCTTTTGGGAATTAATGTAGGTCATTTAGGTTTTTTAACTGATGTTGAAACAGATGAGGTTGAAAAAGCCCTTGAGATGATTTCAAATGGCAATTTTCAAATTGAAAAAAGAATGATGATCAAATCTAAACTAATCAGATCAGGTAAAATACTATCCAGCAGCTATGCTCTCAATGATTATGTAATCAATAGATCTCCCGATTCACATATGCTGCAGATCAAACTATATATTAACAATGAGTTAGTCAATAAATACAGAGGTGATGGCCTAATCATAGCAACTCCAACCGGTTCTACCGCCTATTCTCTTTCTGCCGGTGGTCCTATTATTAATCCCAGACAGGTAAGAGCGATTTTAATCACCCCAATTTGCCCCCACAATCTACATTTAAGACCTATGGTAATTTCTGATCTTGAAGAAATCAGAATTAGAATAGATAGTGATGGTAAAAACATCAAAGGCTGTGCTGATGGAAGATATAATGATGAGATTATTCCTGGAGATGAAATATTTATCAGTGCTGCAGACAAAGAACTTTGTATCTTAAAATTACCAGACAGGACATTTTATACGACCATTAAAGAGAAGATGGATTTAGCTTAG